From the genome of Colletotrichum higginsianum IMI 349063 chromosome 4, whole genome shotgun sequence, one region includes:
- a CDS encoding Methyltransferase type 12, with translation MTIEEQVPEDFNNAHKADFKSIYNQPDPRAYFAALTPLGYQIPQRALPVIDRVLALSSVTHDATTTTTTTDDNVEPGVIKVLDVCCSYGINAALLRLDLDLDGLAAHYASTPKLSAAEQTAADKRFFASRPRRPRVEVLGLDSAPGAVSYAVETGLLTAGFAEDLEVAEPSPALRAALRDVSVVVCTGGVGYVSATTFARAAACVRDAGRRLWVVSFVLRVFPFEGVAARLAEEHGLVTERIEGTVFRQRRFISGEERRAAVEDVRRRGLDEGGLEADGWFWAECWVTRPRGAEARMDDVLGSVGVLRV, from the coding sequence ATGACCATCGAAGAGCAGGTGCCCGAGGATTTCAACAACGCCCACAAGGCCGACTTCAAGTCCATCTACAACCAGCCCGACCCGCGCGCCTACTTCGCCGCCTTGACGCCGCTGGGCTACCAGATACCACAGCGCGCCCTCCCCGTCATCGACCGCGTCCTGGCGCTCTCGTCGGTCACGCACgatgccaccaccaccaccaccactaccgACGACAACGTCGAACCGGGCGTCATCAAGGTCCTAGACGTGTGCTGCTCCTACGGCAtcaacgccgccctcctccgcctcgacctcgacctcgacggcctcgcggcGCACTACGCCTCCACGCCAAAACTTTCGGCCGCCGAGCAGACAGCCGCGGACAAGCGCTTCTTCGCGTcgcgcccgcggcggcccAGGGTGGAGGTTCTCGGGCTGGACTCCGCGCCCGGGGCGGTGTCCTACGCCGTGGAGACGGGGCTCCTGACGGCCGGCTTCGCGGAGGATCTGGAGGTCGCGGAgccctcgccggcgctgcGGGCCGCGCTGCGGGACGTGAGCGTCGTGGTGTGCACGGGGGGCGTGGGCTACgtgtcggcgacgacgttcgcgcgggcggcggcgtgcgTGAGGGACGCCGGGCGGCGGCTGTGGGTGGTGTCGTTCGTGCTGCGCGTGTTCCCGTTCGAGGGGGTCGCGGCGCGGCTGGCGGAGGAGCACGGGCTCGTGACGGAGAGGATCGAGGGGACGGTCttccggcagcggcggttcatctcgggcgaggagcggagggcggcggtggaggacgtgaggaggagggggttggACGAGGGCGGGCTGGAGGCGGACGGGTGGTTCTGGGCCGAGTGCTGggtgacgaggccgagggggGCGGAGGCGCGGATGGATGATGTTTTGGGGTCTGTTGGTGTCTTGAGGGTGTGA
- a CDS encoding Subtilase, which translates to MRISATVSAFALALHLGGVAALGPRQEASNNEESTVFVAKSFIIEYAPGSSARVRRQNVASTDGIKVVKEFTSNVFSGASIETDTFTIDTLQELPDVINVWVNEEVKLAPTEGRAAAPDDAATYSTHNATGVAKLHAQGIFGKGVKVGVVDTGIWYNHVALGGGFGPGFKVAAGYDFVGDGFYPSSGPKAPDEDPLDTRGHGTHVAGIVAGKTDSWVGVAPEATLHAYKVFSNAASTDTATLIESFLAAYNDGVDIITASIGGANGWSNNAWAEVASRLVDEGVVVTISAGNSGANGPFYGSSGSSGKNVVAVASVETEVFPAIPFEATYGGSETVRVGYLPAGGYFPPTIVDWPIVALNTDTSDPADGCTPYPAGSPDLTGKIPIVRRGTCTFQVKQENLAALGAKYILIYNNGSPMTTPSTGNTDSQIALITAESGAAFIAAIKANTTVTADFSVNPEIPIALDYPAGNRPNTFTSWGLLYDNQLKPDIGAPGGNIFSTYLNGEYAIQSGTSMACPYVAGVAALYISQHGGRSVQGKGFARALSRRIISSGYALPWSDGTATDYGYTAPPAQVGNGQIDAWKVLHYDTQLEFEKIQLNDTRYFSRYHDITVSNKGKSDVTYKFSVQPNAGVDALAWIPASGGFPGTNRVKTFTQLRPKTYTPEISFPRDFTLKAGESKTVSVNFNNPDNLGWNTTGLPLYGGKVIIQGSNGEQVSVPYAGVGADLRNTLGGVHEAGWPQSFSTVDDTPISEKATYSFDLSIEAQDFPKIYQKLLWGTRQTRWDIFDASWTERQWVYPPVEGKNGYVGSVASWVGSGNVQTFDPAQYDPDQTFTYPITDVSRDTAATYNEHWWFGKLGNGSQIAPGEYQFRFAALRPFGNPTHADNWDVYRTPKITITGQY; encoded by the exons ATGCGCATCTCGGCCACTGTCTCagccttcgccctcgccctccaccTCGGGGGTGTTGCCGCTCTCGGTCCCCGCCAGGAGGCCAGCAACAACGAGGAGTCcaccgtcttcgtcgccaagAGCTTCATCATCGAATACGCTCCT GGCTCCAGCGCTCGCGTTCGTCGTCAGAACGTTGCTTCCACCGACGGCatcaaggtcgtcaaggagTTCACCAGCAATGTCTTCTCGGGCGCCAGCATCGAGACTGATACCTTCACCATCGACACCCTGCAAGAGCTCCCCGATGTCATCAACGTCTGGGTTAACGAGGAAGTCAAGTTGGCTCCTACCGAGGGTCGCGCTGCTGCCCCCGATGATGCTGCCACCTACTCGACGCACAACGCCACCGGTGTAGCCAAGCTTCACGCTCAGGGCATCTTTGGCAAGGGTGTCAAGGTCGGTGTCGTTGATACCGGAATCTGGTACAACCACGTTGCTCTCGGCGGTGGATTCGGTCCCGGCTTCAAGGTCGCTGCCGGCTACGACTTTGTTGGAGACGGCTTCTACCCGTCAAGCGGCCCCAAGGCCCCCGATGAAGACCCCCTCGACACCCGTGGTCACGGCACCCATGTCGCCGGTATCGTCGCTGGCAAGACTGACTCATGGGTCGGTGTCGCCCCCGAGGCCACCCTCCACGCCTACAAGGTCTTCTCCAACGCCGCCAGCACCGATACCGCCACTTTGATCGAGTCCTTCCTGGCCGCTTACAACGACGGCGTTgacatcatcaccgccagTATCGGTGGTGCCAACGGTTGGTCCAACAACGCCTGGGCCGAGGTTGCCTCTCGTTTGGTCGATGAGGGagtcgtcgtcaccatctCTGCTGGAAACAGCGGAGCCAACGGCCCCTTCTACGGCAGCTCCGGCTCCTCTGGCAAGaacgtcgtcgccgtagCCTCCGTCGAGACCGAGGTCTTCCCAGCCATTCCCTTCGAGGCTACCTACGGCGGCAGTGAAACGGTCCGCGTCGGATACCTCCCTGCCGGAGGCTACTTCCCTCCCACCATTGTCGACTGGCCTATCGTTGCCCTCAACACTGACACCAGTGACCCTGCCGACGGATGCACTCCCTACCCGGCGGGGAGCCCTGACTTGACTGGAAAGATTCCCATCGTCCGCAGAGGAACTTGCACTTTCCAGGTCAAGCAGGAGAATCTCGCCGCTCTGGGCGCCAAGTACATTCTCATCTACAACAACGGGTCCCCCATGACGACCCCGTCCACCGGCAACACCGACTCTCAGATCGCCCTGATCACCGCCGAGTCTGGAGCCGCtttcatcgccgccatcaaggcTAACACTACCGTGACCGCCGACTTCTCGGTCAACCCCGAAATCCCTATTGCCCTCGACTACCCCGCCGGCAACCGCCCCAACACCTTCACCAGTTGGGGTCTGCTGTACGACAACCAGCTGAAGCCTGACATTGGCGCTCCTGGTGGCAACATCTTCTCGACCTACCTCAACGGCGAGTACGCCATCCAGAGTGGAACGTCCATGGCCTGCCCTTATGTCGCCGGTGTCGCCGCTCTCTACATCAGCCAGCATGGTGGCCGCTCCGTTCAGGGCAAGGGTTTTGCCCGCGCACTGTCCCGCCGCATCATCTCCAGCGGCTACGCTCTGCCCTGGTCTGACGGCACTGCCACCGACTATGGTTACACCGCGCCCCCGGCCCAGGTCGGCAACGGCCAGATTGACGCCTGGAAGGTCCTCCACTACGACACCCAGCTCGAGTTCGAGAAGATCCAGCTCAACGACACCCGTTACTTCTCCCGCTACCACGACATCACCGTCTCCAACAAGGGCAAGTCGGACGTGACGTACAAGTTCTCGGTGCAGCCCAACGCGGGTGTGGACGCCCTCGCCTGGATTCCCGCCTCCGGCGGCTTTCCCGGCACGAACCGTGTCAAGACGTTTACCCAGCTCCGCCCCAAGACGTACACGCCCGAGATCAGCTTCCCCCGCGACTTCACCCTGAAGGCCGGCGAGAGCAAGACCGTCTCGGTCAACTTCAACAACCCGGACAACCTCGGCTGGAACACCACCGGCTTGCCCCTCTATGGAGGCAAGGTCATCATCCAAGGCAGCAACGGCGAGCAGGTGTCGGTCCCCTatgccggcgtcggcgccgatcTCCGCAACacgctcggcggcgtccacGAGGCCGGCTGGCCGCAGTCTTTCTCGACGGTTGACGACACGCCCATCAGCGAAAAGGCGACGTACTCTTTCGACCTCAGCATCGAGGCCCAGGATTTCCCCAAGATCTACCAGAAGCTCTTGTGGGGAACCCGCCAGACGCGCTGGGATATCTTCGACGCCAGCTGGACGGAACGCCAGTGGGTGTACCCTCccgtcgagggcaagaaCGGCTACGTCGGCTCCGTCGCCTCGTGGGTGGGTTCTGGCAATGTTCAGACGTTTGACCCTGCGCAGTACGACCCTGACCAGACCTTCACTTACCCCATCACCGACGTCTCCCGCGACACGGCTGCAACGTACAATGAGCACTGGTGGTTCGGCAAGCTGGGCAACGGCAGCCAGATCGCGCCGGGCGAATACCAGTTCCGCTTCGCGGCTCTCCGCCCCTTCGGCAACCCCACGCACGCTGACAACTGGGATGTCTACAGGACGCCCAAGATCACCATCACTGGACAGTACTAG